A single genomic interval of Labrus bergylta chromosome 18, fLabBer1.1, whole genome shotgun sequence harbors:
- the ttbk2a gene encoding tau-tubulin kinase 2 isoform X1 — protein MSGGAEQADILSVLALVKERWKVVKKIGGGGFGEIYEAVDLLTRVSVALKVESAQQPKQVLKMEVAVLKKLQGKDHVCRFVGCGRNDRFNYVVMELQGRNLADLRRSMTRGTFSISTTLRLGRQILEAIESIHSVGFLHRDIKPSNFAMGRFPSTCRTCYMLDFGLARQFTNSCQEVRPPRPVAGFRGTVRYASVNAHKNKEMGRHDDLWSLFYMLVEFLVGQLPWRKIKDKEHVGKLKDTYDHRLMLKHLPAEFGVFLEHISSLDYFTKPDYQLLMSVFDNSMKTYNVVENDPYDWERTGTDGTLTISASATTPQHHTRLTPAHMGMANASLIPGDLMRENTEEVLQDEQLSDGENNPAPERLLGSPLHPHRNQEADVWEELDRNRNRIRTAVWKAGTEEEHSNNQGNQGHQSPYAGPNLGSPVKHAEVGAADRDGSLLRKLRNIHSFELEKRLGLESKPSPERYMEPCPTKQQLGPQQQEKEADGAAIIPVTQGQAAPVGERPDRVWHYDEEFRSGGGSPKPASCGSQEHGEGAVSSGGFVALNLSSGRQDFDSKEWVMVERPSGSPGGKVTSSPSEEDDEPEVLQPGEQSPGWVKGSPSPCCGYAKQESMASSKGSAQGDKLELSVGPAGALPPITPTSPAEALAEGVITQLPTSPPSLPEEVAIRTSSPVPLRSPSPHTLLTTLSDPLHLRLPGMRRSQSADQPQQERPYSSSSSCHASLPLPPNPAPGTRSPGRRKLPAIPAGAANTKFPSVIRITRAQLQQLTAQRPSGLSSQSGSDSAPQCLLLERRGEAEAEAQPFQERTTDISSPQDNVPTHPGTPTEPLAEAQVNGNNHAKALSPAPSRASSPRSPRSPHSPLRSPSSPRSPRSPRSPVFANGHLSPPVNGQRDLSNGAFPKLKDPDNDFGLPPCATEPQLMEEEESREVNQAPEQTSGLTSSSPVAPRKDPNRRQSRIPVLEPSSLLELPPPRSAKEKLLQKKANHQGPVPSPTASPSLSDRRGPMVASLAKDPLSSASDRSQEEDSLMGSRSDRQGDEAPSLSSSSSPLSRKSRIPRPIHSAASAEQLAAQFMPRPPPGKPPCRSTVEGRLRRYRIRAGSNSDSDLLSCLAQLMHGSRGSPLHHRSSAQHGGSRMGICSLTNSPHHHRSSSASPRSSSSLQRSVSSSPSRHEHRGGVGVGCLGRSRSPPSFSGSPPPRRFYPHHQDTCCSRQARTSPFHLTRGKGCTRDSKCSSKLSR, from the exons ATGAGCGGAGGAGCGGAGCAAGCTGACATCCTCAGCGTGCTCGCCCTGGTCAAGGAACGATGGAAAGTG GTCAAGAAGATCGGGGGCGGCGGGTTTGGCGAGATCTACGAAGCGGTGGACCTGCTGACGCGGGTCAGCGTGGCGCTGAAGGTGGAGTCGGCCCAGCAGCCCAAACAGGTGCTCAAGATGGAGGTGGCGGTGCTAAAGAAGCTCCAGG GTAAAGACCACGTGTGCCGCTTCGTAGGATGTGGCCGCAACGACCGATTTAACTACGTGGTGATGGAGCTTCAG ggtcgAAACCTGGCTGACCTGCGGAGGAGTATGACCCGGGGAACCTTCAGCATCAGCACCACCCTGCGTCTCGGGCGCCAGATCCTGGAGGCCATAGAGAGCATCCACTCTGTGGGCTTCCTGCATCGCGACATCAAACCG TCAAACTTCGCTATGGGCCGCTTCCCAAGTACATGTCGAACCTGCTACATGCTGGACTTCGGTTTAGCTCGCCAGTTCACCAACTCATGCCAGGAGGTCCGACCT cCCCGTCCTGTGGCAGGGTTCAGGGGAACAGTCCGCTATGCATCTGTCAATGCACACAAGAATAAG GAGATGGGTCGACACGATGACCTCTGGTCTCTCTTCTACATGCTCGTGGAGTTCCTGGTCGGTCAGTTGCCGTGGAGGAAGATCAAGGACAAA GAACACGTGGGGAAACTGAAGGACACGTACGACCATCGTCTGATGCTCAAACACTTGCCGGCAGAGTTCGGGGTCTTCTTGGAACACATCTCCAGCCTAGACTACTTCACGAAGCCTGACTACCAG CTGCTGATGTCCGTTTTCGACAACAGCATGAAAACCTACAATGTGGTGGAGAATGATCCTTATGATTGGGAGCGGACTGGCACAGATGGCACTTTAACAATCAGTGCTTCTGCCACAACACCGCAACATCACACCCGCCTCACTCCGGCGCACATGGG TATGGCCAATGCCTCCCTGATCCCTGGCGACCTcatgagagaaaacacagaagagGTTCTGCAGGACGAGCAGCTCAGCGATGGGGAGAACAACCCGGCACCAGAGCGACTACTAGGCTCTCCGCTTCATCCACACCGCAACCAAGAGGCTGATGTCTGGGAGGAGCTTGACCGCAATAGAAACCGCATCAGGACTGCAGTGTGGAAG GCGGGAACGGAGGAGGAACACAGCAACAATCAGGGTAACCAAGGACACCAGAGCCCCTATGCTGGGCCAAACCTGGGTTCCCCAGTCAAACACGCTGAGGTGGGGGCTGCAGACCGCGATGGCTCTCTGCTGAGGAAGCTTCGCAACATTCACAGTTTTGAGCTGGAGAAGAGGCTGGGCCTAGAGTCCAAGCCCAGTCCAGAGCGCTACATGGAGCCCTG cccaacaaagcagcagctcGGCCCCCAGCAACAGGAGAAAGAAGCAGATGGGGCCGCGATCATCCCAGTAACTCAGGGTCAGGCCGCACCTGTCGGGGAGCGCCCTGATCGCGTCTGGCACTACGATGAGGAGTTTCGGTCTGGCGGCGGTTCACCTAAGCCGGCATCCTGTGGATCTCAGGAGCACGGAGAGGGGGCAGTGAGCAGCGGGGGCTTTGTGGCCCTCAATCTGAGCTCTGGGAGGCAGGACTTTGACTCAAAGGAGTGGGTAATGGTGGAGCGGCCCAGCGGCTCCCCGGGGGGCAAAGTTACCTCCAGCCCCTCGGAGGAGGATGACGAGCCGGAGGTGCTCCAGCCAGGGGAACAATCTCCTGGATGGGTTAAGGGCAGCCCAAGCCCTTGCTGTGGTTATGCTAAACAAGAAAGCATGGCGTCCTCCAAGGGAAGTGCTCAAGGGGACAAGTTGGAGCTCAGTGTGGGCCCTGCGGGGGCTCTTCCCCCCATTACTCCCACCAGCCCAGCTGAAGCTCTGGCTGAGGGAGTTATCACTCAG CTCCCCACCTCTCCTCCGTCCCTGCCTGAGGAAGTTGCGATCCGGACGTCCAGCCCCGTCCCTCTGCGCTCTCCCAGCCCTCACACTCTCCTCACCACTCTGTCGGACCCGCTGCACCTGCGCTTGCCCGGCATGAGGCGCAGCCAGTCCGCCGACCAGCCGCAGCAGGAGCGcccctactcctcctcctcctcctgccacGCCTCCCTACCGCTACCACCAAACCCCGCCCCCGGCACACGTTCGCCCGGTCGCCGAAAACTGCCGGCCATCCCGGCTGGCGCTGCCAACACCAAGTTCCCCTCAGTCATACGCATCACCCGCGCCCAGCTTCAGCAG TTGACGGCTCAGCGTCCCTCTGGCCTGTCCTCCCAGTCAGGATCGGACAGTGCCCCACAGTGCCTCCTGTTGGAGAGGCGAGGTGAAGCTGAGGCCGAGGCTCAGCCTTTCCAGGAGCGCACGACGGACATCAGCTCCCCGCAGGACAATGTGCCCACTCACCCGGGGACGCCCACAGAACCCCTCGCTGAGGCCCAAGTCAATGGAAACAACCACGCCAAAGCTCTCAGCCCCGCGCCGAGCCGCGCGTCTTCCCCGCGCTCCCCTCGTTCTCCACATTCGCCTCTGCGCTCGCCTTCCTCTCCGCGCTCGCCTCGCTCCCCTCGCAGCCCCGTGTTCGCCAACGGCCACCTCTCCCCTCCTGTTAACGGCCAAAGAGATTTGAGTAACGGGGCATTCCCCAAGCTGAAAGACCCTGACAATGATTTTGGCCTCCCTCCTTGTGCCACAGAGCCTCAGTtaatggaagaggaggagagcagagaagtGAACCAGGCTCCTGAACAGACCAGTggcctcacctcctcctccccggtTGCCCCCCGTAAGGACCCGAACCGGAGGCAAAGTCGCATCCCAGTCCTGGAGCCGTCCAGTTTGCTGGAGCTCCCTCCTCCACGGTCAGCTAAGGAGAAACTCCTGCAGAAGAAAGCCAATCACCAGGGCCCCGTCCCCTCTCCCACTGCCTCACCCTCGCTCTCTGACAGGCGTGGCCCCATGGTGGCCTCGCTTGCCAAGGACCCTCTGTCCTCCGCATCTGACCGCTCTCAGGAAGAGGACTCCCTCATGGGCTCTCGGTCCGACCGCCAGGGAGACGaagctccctccctctcctcctcgtccagCCCCCTGTCCCGCAAGAGCAGAATTCCTCGTCCCATACATTCAGCCGCTTCTGCTGAGCAGCTGGCCGCACAGTTCATGCCGCGCCCGCCGCCTGGAAAACCACCATGTCGCTCTACAGTGGAGGGCAG GCTCAGGCGTTACCGCATTCGAGCTGGCAGCAACAGTGACTCAGACCTCCTGTCATGCCTTGCGCAGCTGATGCACGGTTCCCGAGGCTCCCCGCTCCACCACCGCTCCTCTGCCCAGCACGGAGGCTCCAGGATGGGCATCTGCAGCCTGACCAACTCTCCGCATCACCATCGCAGCTCTAGCGCATCCCCCCGCAgctcctcctccctgcagcGCTCCGTCAGCTCCTCGCCCTCCCGCCACGAGCACCGCGGCGGCGTGGGAGTGGGTTGCCTCGGCCGTAGCCGCTCACCTCCCAGCTTCTCCGGCTCGCCGCCCCCCCGCCGCTTCTACCCTCATCACCAGGATACATGCTGCAGCCGCCAGGCCCGCA
- the ttbk2a gene encoding tau-tubulin kinase 2 isoform X2 produces the protein MSGGAEQADILSVLALVKERWKVVKKIGGGGFGEIYEAVDLLTRVSVALKVESAQQPKQVLKMEVAVLKKLQGKDHVCRFVGCGRNDRFNYVVMELQGRNLADLRRSMTRGTFSISTTLRLGRQILEAIESIHSVGFLHRDIKPSNFAMGRFPSTCRTCYMLDFGLARQFTNSCQEVRPPRPVAGFRGTVRYASVNAHKNKEMGRHDDLWSLFYMLVEFLVGQLPWRKIKDKEHVGKLKDTYDHRLMLKHLPAEFGVFLEHISSLDYFTKPDYQLLMSVFDNSMKTYNVVENDPYDWERTGTDGTLTISASATTPQHHTRLTPAHMGMANASLIPGDLMRENTEEVLQDEQLSDGENNPAPERLLGSPLHPHRNQEADVWEELDRNRNRIRTAVWKAGTEEEHSNNQGNQGHQSPYAGPNLGSPVKHAEVGAADRDGSLLRKLRNIHSFELEKRLGLESKPSPERYMEPCPTKQQLGPQQQEKEADGAAIIPVTQGQAAPVGERPDRVWHYDEEFRSGGGSPKPASCGSQEHGEGAVSSGGFVALNLSSGRQDFDSKEWVMVERPSGSPGGKVTSSPSEEDDEPEVLQPGEQSPGWVKGSPSPCCGYAKQESMASSKGSAQGDKLELSVGPAGALPPITPTSPAEALAEGVITQLTAQRPSGLSSQSGSDSAPQCLLLERRGEAEAEAQPFQERTTDISSPQDNVPTHPGTPTEPLAEAQVNGNNHAKALSPAPSRASSPRSPRSPHSPLRSPSSPRSPRSPRSPVFANGHLSPPVNGQRDLSNGAFPKLKDPDNDFGLPPCATEPQLMEEEESREVNQAPEQTSGLTSSSPVAPRKDPNRRQSRIPVLEPSSLLELPPPRSAKEKLLQKKANHQGPVPSPTASPSLSDRRGPMVASLAKDPLSSASDRSQEEDSLMGSRSDRQGDEAPSLSSSSSPLSRKSRIPRPIHSAASAEQLAAQFMPRPPPGKPPCRSTVEGRLRRYRIRAGSNSDSDLLSCLAQLMHGSRGSPLHHRSSAQHGGSRMGICSLTNSPHHHRSSSASPRSSSSLQRSVSSSPSRHEHRGGVGVGCLGRSRSPPSFSGSPPPRRFYPHHQDTCCSRQARTSPFHLTRGKGCTRDSKCSSKLSR, from the exons ATGAGCGGAGGAGCGGAGCAAGCTGACATCCTCAGCGTGCTCGCCCTGGTCAAGGAACGATGGAAAGTG GTCAAGAAGATCGGGGGCGGCGGGTTTGGCGAGATCTACGAAGCGGTGGACCTGCTGACGCGGGTCAGCGTGGCGCTGAAGGTGGAGTCGGCCCAGCAGCCCAAACAGGTGCTCAAGATGGAGGTGGCGGTGCTAAAGAAGCTCCAGG GTAAAGACCACGTGTGCCGCTTCGTAGGATGTGGCCGCAACGACCGATTTAACTACGTGGTGATGGAGCTTCAG ggtcgAAACCTGGCTGACCTGCGGAGGAGTATGACCCGGGGAACCTTCAGCATCAGCACCACCCTGCGTCTCGGGCGCCAGATCCTGGAGGCCATAGAGAGCATCCACTCTGTGGGCTTCCTGCATCGCGACATCAAACCG TCAAACTTCGCTATGGGCCGCTTCCCAAGTACATGTCGAACCTGCTACATGCTGGACTTCGGTTTAGCTCGCCAGTTCACCAACTCATGCCAGGAGGTCCGACCT cCCCGTCCTGTGGCAGGGTTCAGGGGAACAGTCCGCTATGCATCTGTCAATGCACACAAGAATAAG GAGATGGGTCGACACGATGACCTCTGGTCTCTCTTCTACATGCTCGTGGAGTTCCTGGTCGGTCAGTTGCCGTGGAGGAAGATCAAGGACAAA GAACACGTGGGGAAACTGAAGGACACGTACGACCATCGTCTGATGCTCAAACACTTGCCGGCAGAGTTCGGGGTCTTCTTGGAACACATCTCCAGCCTAGACTACTTCACGAAGCCTGACTACCAG CTGCTGATGTCCGTTTTCGACAACAGCATGAAAACCTACAATGTGGTGGAGAATGATCCTTATGATTGGGAGCGGACTGGCACAGATGGCACTTTAACAATCAGTGCTTCTGCCACAACACCGCAACATCACACCCGCCTCACTCCGGCGCACATGGG TATGGCCAATGCCTCCCTGATCCCTGGCGACCTcatgagagaaaacacagaagagGTTCTGCAGGACGAGCAGCTCAGCGATGGGGAGAACAACCCGGCACCAGAGCGACTACTAGGCTCTCCGCTTCATCCACACCGCAACCAAGAGGCTGATGTCTGGGAGGAGCTTGACCGCAATAGAAACCGCATCAGGACTGCAGTGTGGAAG GCGGGAACGGAGGAGGAACACAGCAACAATCAGGGTAACCAAGGACACCAGAGCCCCTATGCTGGGCCAAACCTGGGTTCCCCAGTCAAACACGCTGAGGTGGGGGCTGCAGACCGCGATGGCTCTCTGCTGAGGAAGCTTCGCAACATTCACAGTTTTGAGCTGGAGAAGAGGCTGGGCCTAGAGTCCAAGCCCAGTCCAGAGCGCTACATGGAGCCCTG cccaacaaagcagcagctcGGCCCCCAGCAACAGGAGAAAGAAGCAGATGGGGCCGCGATCATCCCAGTAACTCAGGGTCAGGCCGCACCTGTCGGGGAGCGCCCTGATCGCGTCTGGCACTACGATGAGGAGTTTCGGTCTGGCGGCGGTTCACCTAAGCCGGCATCCTGTGGATCTCAGGAGCACGGAGAGGGGGCAGTGAGCAGCGGGGGCTTTGTGGCCCTCAATCTGAGCTCTGGGAGGCAGGACTTTGACTCAAAGGAGTGGGTAATGGTGGAGCGGCCCAGCGGCTCCCCGGGGGGCAAAGTTACCTCCAGCCCCTCGGAGGAGGATGACGAGCCGGAGGTGCTCCAGCCAGGGGAACAATCTCCTGGATGGGTTAAGGGCAGCCCAAGCCCTTGCTGTGGTTATGCTAAACAAGAAAGCATGGCGTCCTCCAAGGGAAGTGCTCAAGGGGACAAGTTGGAGCTCAGTGTGGGCCCTGCGGGGGCTCTTCCCCCCATTACTCCCACCAGCCCAGCTGAAGCTCTGGCTGAGGGAGTTATCACTCAG TTGACGGCTCAGCGTCCCTCTGGCCTGTCCTCCCAGTCAGGATCGGACAGTGCCCCACAGTGCCTCCTGTTGGAGAGGCGAGGTGAAGCTGAGGCCGAGGCTCAGCCTTTCCAGGAGCGCACGACGGACATCAGCTCCCCGCAGGACAATGTGCCCACTCACCCGGGGACGCCCACAGAACCCCTCGCTGAGGCCCAAGTCAATGGAAACAACCACGCCAAAGCTCTCAGCCCCGCGCCGAGCCGCGCGTCTTCCCCGCGCTCCCCTCGTTCTCCACATTCGCCTCTGCGCTCGCCTTCCTCTCCGCGCTCGCCTCGCTCCCCTCGCAGCCCCGTGTTCGCCAACGGCCACCTCTCCCCTCCTGTTAACGGCCAAAGAGATTTGAGTAACGGGGCATTCCCCAAGCTGAAAGACCCTGACAATGATTTTGGCCTCCCTCCTTGTGCCACAGAGCCTCAGTtaatggaagaggaggagagcagagaagtGAACCAGGCTCCTGAACAGACCAGTggcctcacctcctcctccccggtTGCCCCCCGTAAGGACCCGAACCGGAGGCAAAGTCGCATCCCAGTCCTGGAGCCGTCCAGTTTGCTGGAGCTCCCTCCTCCACGGTCAGCTAAGGAGAAACTCCTGCAGAAGAAAGCCAATCACCAGGGCCCCGTCCCCTCTCCCACTGCCTCACCCTCGCTCTCTGACAGGCGTGGCCCCATGGTGGCCTCGCTTGCCAAGGACCCTCTGTCCTCCGCATCTGACCGCTCTCAGGAAGAGGACTCCCTCATGGGCTCTCGGTCCGACCGCCAGGGAGACGaagctccctccctctcctcctcgtccagCCCCCTGTCCCGCAAGAGCAGAATTCCTCGTCCCATACATTCAGCCGCTTCTGCTGAGCAGCTGGCCGCACAGTTCATGCCGCGCCCGCCGCCTGGAAAACCACCATGTCGCTCTACAGTGGAGGGCAG GCTCAGGCGTTACCGCATTCGAGCTGGCAGCAACAGTGACTCAGACCTCCTGTCATGCCTTGCGCAGCTGATGCACGGTTCCCGAGGCTCCCCGCTCCACCACCGCTCCTCTGCCCAGCACGGAGGCTCCAGGATGGGCATCTGCAGCCTGACCAACTCTCCGCATCACCATCGCAGCTCTAGCGCATCCCCCCGCAgctcctcctccctgcagcGCTCCGTCAGCTCCTCGCCCTCCCGCCACGAGCACCGCGGCGGCGTGGGAGTGGGTTGCCTCGGCCGTAGCCGCTCACCTCCCAGCTTCTCCGGCTCGCCGCCCCCCCGCCGCTTCTACCCTCATCACCAGGATACATGCTGCAGCCGCCAGGCCCGCA